The window TCAATACCAATGCCAAGCCCACCTGTTGGTGGCATTCCGTACTCTAATGCTTCTATGAAATCCTCATCCATCATATGAGCTTCTTGGTTACCTCTTTGCCTCTCTTTCAGCTGCTCTAAGAATCTCTCTCTTTGGTCAAATGGGTCGTTTAGCTCTGAAAAAGCATTTGCTATTTCTCTGCATGTTATGAAAAGCTCAAACCTCTCTGTAAACTGTGGATTGTCTTTCTTGCGCTTTGCAAGTGGCGATACCTCAACTGGATAGTCCATAATAAATGTCGGCTGAACTAAAAAGTCCTCAACCTTTTGTTCAAATACCTCGTTTATAATATGTCCTATCTGCCAGTTTTCCTCAATTTCAATACCAAGGTCTTTTGCAATCTTTCTTGCTTCATCTATGGAAGATACCTGTGTAAAGTCTACTCCTACATATTTCTTTATTGCCTCAATCATTGTAAGCCTTTGCCAAGGCGGTGTGAGGTCAATCTCTTGCCCTTGATATGTTATTTTTAGCGTTCCCAAAACCTCTTTTGCAACAGTTGTTATTAGCTCCTCTGTGAGATTCATCATATCTTTGTAATCAGCATAAGCCTGGTAAATCTCAATTGTTGTAAATTCTGGATTGTGCTTTATTGAGACGCCTTCGTTTCTGAAAACTCTGCCAAGCTCATAGACCTTGTCAAACCCGCCAACAATGAGCCTCTTTAGATGAAGCTCTGGTGCTATTCTAAGATAAAGGTCAATGTCAAGTGCGTTGTGATGAGTGATAAATGGTCTTGCAGCAGCACCACCTGCAATTGGGCTCAAAACCGGCGTTTCTACCTCTAAAAAGCCTCTGTCATCCAAATATTTTCTGATTGAACGAATAAACAAACTTCTTTTGATAAATGTATCCCTTACCTGCAGATTTACAATCAAATCAAGGTATCTCTTTCTGTATCTTGTATCGACATCTCTAAGGCCATGCCACTTTTCAGGAAGAGGTCTCAAACACTTTGTTAGCATCTCAATTTCTTTTGCTTTGATTGAAATCTCGCCTTTATTTGTCTTGAAAACCTCACCTTTGACACCTATGATATCACCAATATCATAGTATTCTTTGAACTCTTGGTATTTCTCTTCACCCACTTCATCAATCTTGATATAAATCTGGATTTTTCCTTTTGAGTCTAAAATGTCAACAAACGAAGCCTTGCCATGACCCCTTTTTGACAGTATTCTTCCCGCAACAGAAACAAACTGACCCTCTAACTGCTCAAAATTTTCTTTAATCTCCATTGAATAATGAGTAGGATCATATTTTACTTTTTCGTATGGATTGTACTTATTTTGCTGAAGTTCTCTTAGTTTTTTTATCCTATTTTGTATCTGCTCGTTTAGTTCCTCCTGTGTAAACTCAAACTCCTGCATACCCTTTCACCAACTCCGTCTTTTTATTTTGATATCTCGAGTATCTTATATCTAAACTTTCCAGCAGGAACAGTAACTTCCACAACTTCTCCAACTTTTTTGCCCATTAACGCTTTGCCCACAGGTGACTCATCAGAAATCTTAAACTCAAATGGATTTGCCTCTTTTGAGCCAACAATGGAATACTCAACAATTTCACCTGTATCTACATTTTGAATCTTTACATTTGTACCAATTCCTACAAAGTCAGTTGAAACTTCATCTTTGTCAATTATCTTTGCATTGTTTATAAGTTTTTCTAAGTAAGCAATCCTCTCTTCCAAAGCTGCCTGTTCTGCTTTTGCTTCATCATACTCAGAGTTTTCGGAAAGGTCACCAAATGAACGTGCAACCTTTATCTTCTCAGCAACCTCTCTTCTTTTAACAGTCTTTAGATTTTCAAGCTCTTTTAAGTACTTTTCATAAGCCTCACGCGAAAGTTGAAATTTTGCTGTATCCATTTCTCTTGCCATTTTTTCCTCCCCTTTTTTCATAAAGAAATTGAAATCTCACTTTTAAGATTAATTTTAGTTTGTTGATATATAATTTATGCTTGAACATTTTAACTTTTGACAATTATAAATCAAAGGACTTTTTATGTCAAGAAAGAAAAGTTGAGATTTCACTTTTCATCCTCTGGCTCTATATGAATCGTTATATAAGAGTTTGGCAGAGCCTTTCTAATTTCCTCCTCAATCATATTACAAAGATTGTGGGCATCAATCAAAGGTGTTGAGTTCTCCATTCGTATATGAACATCAATCTCTCTTCTGTCACCGCTCTTTCTTGTCCTGAGCTTGTGATAGCTTGTCACTTGAGAGTATTTCTTGATAATATCCTCTATTACTTTTATCTCTTCTTGAGGAAGGCTCTTGTCAACAAGGTCACACAAAGCTTTTTTTGTAAGGTCTATAGAAGCCTTTATTATCATCAAT is drawn from Caldicellulosiruptor naganoensis and contains these coding sequences:
- the greA gene encoding transcription elongation factor GreA, which encodes MAREMDTAKFQLSREAYEKYLKELENLKTVKRREVAEKIKVARSFGDLSENSEYDEAKAEQAALEERIAYLEKLINNAKIIDKDEVSTDFVGIGTNVKIQNVDTGEIVEYSIVGSKEANPFEFKISDESPVGKALMGKKVGEVVEVTVPAGKFRYKILEISK
- the lysS gene encoding lysine--tRNA ligase translates to MQEFEFTQEELNEQIQNRIKKLRELQQNKYNPYEKVKYDPTHYSMEIKENFEQLEGQFVSVAGRILSKRGHGKASFVDILDSKGKIQIYIKIDEVGEEKYQEFKEYYDIGDIIGVKGEVFKTNKGEISIKAKEIEMLTKCLRPLPEKWHGLRDVDTRYRKRYLDLIVNLQVRDTFIKRSLFIRSIRKYLDDRGFLEVETPVLSPIAGGAAARPFITHHNALDIDLYLRIAPELHLKRLIVGGFDKVYELGRVFRNEGVSIKHNPEFTTIEIYQAYADYKDMMNLTEELITTVAKEVLGTLKITYQGQEIDLTPPWQRLTMIEAIKKYVGVDFTQVSSIDEARKIAKDLGIEIEENWQIGHIINEVFEQKVEDFLVQPTFIMDYPVEVSPLAKRKKDNPQFTERFELFITCREIANAFSELNDPFDQRERFLEQLKERQRGNQEAHMMDEDFIEALEYGMPPTGGLGIGIDRLVMLLTDSYSIRDVLLFPTMRPKD